In the genome of Vulpes lagopus strain Blue_001 chromosome 9, ASM1834538v1, whole genome shotgun sequence, the window TTCATGAAAGCACCCAGGCAGAGTTCAGTTCTCAATGAGAATCAGAGGGTTAACAATCCAGAAAAATCCTTTGAATGTACTGAGTATAGAAGACTTTTCAGCCCAAGTAAAGCTCTGTCTCAGCATCAGAGAAGTCTCACTGGAGAGATACCCTGTGAGAGTGGTGGATGTGGAAGAACTTCCCACCACTGCTCTGTCCTCAGCCAACATCAGGAAGTTCACCGTGGAGGGGAGTCCCATACCTGTGCTGAGTGTGGCAAAGCTTTCAAGGCCCATTCCTACTTCATTCAGCAGCATAACCCTCACACaggagaaaggccttatgagtgcAGTGAGTGTGCACATTTATCTTACAGTCCACATCTTCAAATTCATAGTGGGCAGAAACCTCATGAGTGTAGTCAGTGTGGAAAAGCCTTTAGTCATAGTTCTAACCTGTTTcatcatcagagaattcatagtggagagaaaccatatgagtgtaaggaatgtgggaaggcgTTCGGTAGGCACTCGCACCTCCTTCAGCATAAGAGAATTCAttctggagagaaaccttatgacTGTACTGAGTGCGGCAAAGCCTTCAGTGCACGGTTATCTCTCATTCAGCATCAGAGAACTCATACAGGAGAAAAACCTTATGAatgcaatgaatgtgggaaatcctttAGCCTGAACCGAACCCTTATTGTTCATCAGAGgattcacactggagagaaaccctatagGTGTAATGAATGCGGGAAATCCTTCAGTCAGCGCGCACAAGTCATTCAGCACaagagaattcacactggagagaagccctatgTCTGCAATGAGTGTGGAAAGTCATTCAGTGCTCGCTTGTCCCTCATACagcatcagagaattcacactggagaaaaaccttATGGATGCAGTGAGTGTGGGAAAACCTTCAGTCAAAAGGGACATCTGATTCAGCATCAAcgaattcacactggagagaaaccctatgagtgTAATGAGTGTGGAAAAGCCTTCAGCCAGAGTTTTAATCTTATTCATCATCAAAGGACACACAATGGTgagaagccctatgaatgtaatgaatgtgaTAAAGCCTTCAGTGTGCTCTCGTCCCTTGTTCAACATCAGAGGGTCCATAATGGTGAGAAGCCCTATGAGTGTCAcaaatgtgggaaggcctttagcCAGGGCTCGCACCTCATTCAGCATCAGAGGagccacactggagagaaaccctatgagtgTAATGAGTGTGGGAAAACCTTTGGGCAGATATCCACCCTAATTAAGCATGAGAGAACACACaatggagagaaaccctatgagtgTGGTGACTGCGGGAAAGCCTTCAGCCAGAGTGCACACCTCGTCCGCCATCGAAGGATTCACACTGGAGAGAATCCCTATGAGTGCAGTgactgtgggaaagccttcaaTGTCCGTTCCTCTCTTGTTCAGCATCACAGAATTCATACAGGGGAGAAGCCTTATGAATGCGAGAAGTGTGGCAAGGCCTTCAGTCAGCATTCACAATTTATTCAGCATCAGAGgattcacactggagagaagccctataTTTGCAATGAATGTGAGAAAGCCTTCAGTGCACGTTTATCCCTTATCCAACACAAGAgaattcacacaggagagaaaccttacaaatgCACTGAATGTGGAAAATCCTTCCGACAAAGCTCTCACCTTATTCGACATCAGAGAGTTCACAGTGGAGAGCGACCTTATAtgtgtaatgaatgtgggaaaactTTTAGCCAGAGAATAACTCTTACTAGTCATGAGAAAACTCACACCGGAGAGCAAGCCTTTAAGTGTGTTAAACGTGAGGACCTCTTAACTGCACAGTCAGCTTCCATTCAGCACCATAAAGTTCACAATGGAGAATAACGTCTTTATTCAATAAAGTCTTCACTATTTTACATCAGGAGCAGTATACTGATGGGAAAGCCATCGCTTTTACAGCTTTCGTTTTGGAGATTTATCTCTTAAGTGATTTAACAGTCTCCCAGTGCACTGTTAACTAAAAGCAGGATGCCAAAATATGTGGCAAAAATTCCAAGGTCACATGCCATCCCTTAGATTCAGAGGGTGGATCTATGCTTGAGTATTTTAAAGGATCACAATTTAATTACACTTACTCAAGATTGTGTTTTCATAGCACCAGACTTTAAGGTGCACTGAGGTACTTTGTGGGGccacctgcttttccttcctcattgTCTATTTCAGGTTCAAGAAAAGTAGTTGGAATCCTTGCTCTTTGATTCATGATAGAGCCAGATTGGGATTTCATTGTTGGTTGGTTTGGGCctcttcaaaatgtttttgttttattgtgagGAGATGTGGCTTCAGAAGTGTTATCCCTTTCAGCATCAGATAATCCAAACAGCAGAGAAATCTTGGCAAAATTTGCTAAGGAATGAATTTAGGTTTTTATGTAGATTCAAACTTTGAGATCCTGCTAAGAACTCCAATGACACATGTAAGATGAGTTTTTCTACAAGGTAATTTGGAAAATCAAAACCCTATGAATTGGGAGGAAAATAAGCATAAGGTAGACACACAGTGACATGGAATATGACTTACAGATTTTGTTCTTTAAACCAAGGTTGGTGTATTCCATATCAGTTTTTCAGCAAGCAAAGGTGAGTGGTCATCAGTTGTT includes:
- the LOC121499067 gene encoding zinc finger protein 252 isoform X1, producing MMAVKQLLPVGSQVLVSFEDVAVLLSREEWGRLGPAQRGLYSDVMLETYRNLISLGLQGSKPDVISRLEKGEEPWAPYSAKIEESWIRSHGSESFQSLMEKKGLTPKQEISKAMGFRRAKSEYVRNVSKESEFEEMNKTEGKLKNYRKKSVEEELKKSFSQKNSSRPVTLTHVKSPVAGKGQKSSSLEVGYTVDASPVRFHRASTGASLHQNVPCVNDFQQSQDLINLQCLHLGERACQTDVFMKAPRQSSVLNENQRVNNPEKSFECTEYRRLFSPSKALSQHQRSLTGEIPCESGGCGRTSHHCSVLSQHQEVHRGGESHTCAECGKAFKAHSYFIQQHNPHTGERPYECSECAHLSYSPHLQIHSGQKPHECSQCGKAFSHSSNLFHHQRIHSGEKPYECKECGKAFGRHSHLLQHKRIHSGEKPYDCTECGKAFSARLSLIQHQRTHTGEKPYECNECGKSFSLNRTLIVHQRIHTGEKPYRCNECGKSFSQRAQVIQHKRIHTGEKPYVCNECGKSFSARLSLIQHQRIHTGEKPYGCSECGKTFSQKGHLIQHQRIHTGEKPYECNECGKAFSQSFNLIHHQRTHNGEKPYECNECDKAFSVLSSLVQHQRVHNGEKPYECHKCGKAFSQGSHLIQHQRSHTGEKPYECNECGKTFGQISTLIKHERTHNGEKPYECGDCGKAFSQSAHLVRHRRIHTGENPYECSDCGKAFNVRSSLVQHHRIHTGEKPYECEKCGKAFSQHSQFIQHQRIHTGEKPYICNECEKAFSARLSLIQHKRIHTGEKPYKCTECGKSFRQSSHLIRHQRVHSGERPYMCNECGKTFSQRITLTSHEKTHTGEQAFKCVKREDLLTAQSASIQHHKVHNGE